In Candidatus Electrothrix scaldis, the genomic window GTATCCGTGGTCACTCCGGGCAGGGCTGCTGCCCGGATGCGTTCTGCCAGGGCAACACCGGCCCCGTCGTCTTCCCGGCCTGGATTGCCGAAGCCGTAGACCAGCACCTTAGGGGACGCAGAGGGCGAGCTCACATACCCTTCCTTTGCTGATCAAGGACAGCTCCTGCGGCATCGTAGAGGGTGACCTCCAGGGGCATCTGGCCCATAGCATGGGTGGCGCAGCTCAGGCAGGGGTCATAGGCCCGGATGGCCACCTCAACCGCGTTCATCATCGGCTCGGTGATCTCGGCTTTGCCGGTCATCTGAGCAACAGCCGCCGCATTGACGGCCCGATTCATGGGTTCGTTATTATTGGTGGTGGAGACAATGAGATTGCACATGGTGATCAGGTCTTGCTCATTGACCTGATAATGATGGAACAGGGTACCCCTGGGTGCTTCCAGCAGGCCGATGCCCTCGCCGCAACGCTCTCCTTTGGTAACCAAGTCGGTTCCCTGAAGATCCGGGTCAAGGAGCAGCTCTTTCATCACCTCGGCAGCATGGAGGGTCTCGATCAGGCGTGCCCAGTGATAATGCATGCTCATACTATTGGGCTTGCCCTTGGTGTAGGCGCGGAATTGCTCAAAGGCGGCCTGGGCCTTGGGCGAGGGGATGAAATCACAGACATTGAGACGGGCCAGCGGCCCGACCCGGTACCAGCCTTTCTTCGGCCCCAGTTCCTTGATATAGGGGAACTTCATATAGCTCCAGGAACGAACCTCTTCCTCCACTACCTCAAGATAATCCCGGCTGTCCACATCATTGACGATCCGTTTCCCTTCCGGATCAACTGCGCGAATGACGCCGTGATAGAGATCTAGGGCACCGTCCGGGCGAACCAAGGACAGGTGGTTGGAGGGAAAGGCGGCAAAGCCGTCCAGGAACTCGGTATGGCTGCTGTGATAATCAAGGAGCAGAGCAATGGCCGCTTCCGCCCACTTGATCATCTTATCGGCAGAGAGATCAGGATTGCCGTTGATGCCGTTGAGAAAGGCATCCCGGTCTTCCAGGCTGAGATTCTTATTGATGCCGCCGGGAACAGCCCCGGTGCCGTGAATCTTTTTGCCTGCGGTGGCCGCAATGATCTCCTGTCCGTACTTGCGCATGAGCACAGCCTGCTTGGCCAGCTCAGTATGCTCCATAATAACCCCGATCACATTGCGCTGTGCAGGGTCTGCATCTATGCCG contains:
- a CDS encoding Ni/Fe hydrogenase subunit alpha; the protein is MAQKITIEPVTRVEGHGKVTIHLDDNHQVTESRLHIVEFRGFERFVCGRPFWEAPVLVQRLCGICPVSHHLAAAKAMDMLVGAGDGNGLTPVAEKMRRLMHYGQIFQSHVLHFFHLASPDLLFGIDADPAQRNVIGVIMEHTELAKQAVLMRKYGQEIIAATAGKKIHGTGAVPGGINKNLSLEDRDAFLNGINGNPDLSADKMIKWAEAAIALLLDYHSSHTEFLDGFAAFPSNHLSLVRPDGALDLYHGVIRAVDPEGKRIVNDVDSRDYLEVVEEEVRSWSYMKFPYIKELGPKKGWYRVGPLARLNVCDFIPSPKAQAAFEQFRAYTKGKPNSMSMHYHWARLIETLHAAEVMKELLLDPDLQGTDLVTKGERCGEGIGLLEAPRGTLFHHYQVNEQDLITMCNLIVSTTNNNEPMNRAVNAAAVAQMTGKAEITEPMMNAVEVAIRAYDPCLSCATHAMGQMPLEVTLYDAAGAVLDQQRKGM